A genomic region of Arachis hypogaea cultivar Tifrunner chromosome 5, arahy.Tifrunner.gnm2.J5K5, whole genome shotgun sequence contains the following coding sequences:
- the LOC112801857 gene encoding kunitz trypsin inhibitor 5, whose protein sequence is MKSSSSVIAAMICFAMVTGMAASAAEPVLDVTGQKLRSGVKYFILPVLRGRGGGLTVGSSVNSTCPIYVLQDKLEVTRGTPVTFTPSTPNKDGVILTSTDLNIKSTSAPKCKESSVWRLLKVLSGVWFISTDGVAGNPGVNTVVNWFKIEKDGKDYNLSFCPSVCNCSTLCRALGIFTDSDGTKHLALSDQVPTFKVMFKKA, encoded by the coding sequence atgaagtcCTCATCATCAGTCATAGCAGCAATGATATGCTTTGCCATGGTAACAGGCATGGCAGCATCAGCAGCGGAACCAGTTCTGGACGTAACCGGTCAGAAACTCAGAAGTGGAGTCAAATACTTCATTCTGCCAGTTCTCAGAGGCAGAGGCGGTGGCTTAACCGTCGGAAGCAGCGTGAACAGCACGTGTCCAATCTACGTCTTGCAAGACAAGCTCGAAGTGACACGTGGCACACCAGTGACCTTCACGCCTTCCACTCCCAACAAAGATGGCGTTATTCTAACTTCCACGGATCTCAACATCAAGTCCACGTCAGCACCAAAGTGCAAGGAGTCATCCGTCTGGAGGCTTCTCAAGGTGCTGAGCGGCGTGTGGTTCATAAGCACCGACGGCGTTGCCGGAAACCCTGGCGTCAACACCGTTGTCAACTGGTTCAAGATTGAGAAGGACGGCAAAGATTATAACCTCTCTTTCTGTCCTTCTGTTTGTAACTGCTCCACTCTGTGCAGAGCTCTCGGCATTTTCACTGATTCTGATGGCACCAAGCACTTGGCTCTCAGTGATCAGGTTCCAACTTTCAAGGTCATGTTCAAGAAGGCTTAA